One Kangiella geojedonensis DNA segment encodes these proteins:
- a CDS encoding YccF domain-containing protein — MSILLNILWLIFGGFFVSMGYIAGGIALCFTIIGIPWGVQCFKLAIFALFPFGQDTRMADRPASQDLINVILNIIWLIFGGIWVMINHIFWGIVLCITIIGIPFGIQHFKMVKLSIWPFGREIYGLKNGERLF, encoded by the coding sequence ATGTCTATATTGTTAAATATTTTATGGCTTATCTTTGGCGGCTTTTTTGTCTCGATGGGCTATATCGCAGGCGGTATTGCTCTGTGTTTCACCATCATTGGTATTCCTTGGGGCGTTCAATGTTTTAAGCTCGCCATCTTCGCACTGTTTCCTTTCGGGCAGGATACACGCATGGCCGACCGTCCAGCGTCTCAGGATCTCATTAACGTTATCCTAAATATCATTTGGCTGATTTTTGGCGGTATTTGGGTCATGATTAATCATATTTTCTGGGGCATCGTGCTCTGCATCACCATCATCGGCATTCCTTTTGGTATACAGCACTTCAAAATGGTCAAACTTTCCATCTGGCCCTTTGGTCGAGAAATATATGGCCTTAAGAATGGCGAACGCCTTTTCTAA